A genomic region of Seriola aureovittata isolate HTS-2021-v1 ecotype China chromosome 21, ASM2101889v1, whole genome shotgun sequence contains the following coding sequences:
- the radil2b gene encoding ras-associating and dilute domain-containing protein: MNRMKELSSLPPRPPSLPAASPKRRFVKLGRKTSDGSQQSASSTGSSSTSRSAEGVAVRQPSKSSIRRHTNRLSGVFLRGPASSPGSMALTAGLRSSLSIQARKGSMMCADPLIADDPSELSNQISAPGILKIFGNEICEGAHYKSVLATTHSSAKELVKEALERYGLGKEEAESYVLCDAIGSISEHQWRTEGFRVVGDNEKPLLLQSLWKPREGLARRFEIQRRSLVEEKTSRDKDTITAGINAQARKLQKSRSRVTSTLIHRTVGRSHKLWRSKSEMDLLDSDTETKQDADHDKCVKDRGEGLNQTSPQSCKRPKTSPEQNHIHSLETPPQGFQAKTETLCPSRPRGEREGEESQREGMESSDDNATQYAIHPPHDCPYLLLLQGCSPTQDFLIYLLVGLETVIGRRSDHEDGSKPDIFLFATDILRRHCCFHRRSPGGPTMLCPSQDAVVTRNGEVLREKVQLNPGDVIGLGQCYLFLFKDPVALMHKEVNSSAPEPSWSAVPWMLGHSTSTTRTSPTTDKILCNSCISPCTDPQSSKEPLSRGPPFLQSPEGHSLTLNYDPEDEDRIVREIVAMGSTRVKDRPVLTAAFLLCMCVQYSSTCLHTSDLRRLLLLTASGIQRVMWEHTKDLAAVQPEALSGEDSNSEDLQPLSLPEVISGLRPLVVWMSNSLELLQFIQYQLPLILEWRSRKEQGQEEDEEREDDESKEAESLAMLELRLSCVRSASEETMAVLEEVVMLAFQQCVYYVTKVLYPILPGLLDCNPFRESPGESSCGPQVPAEIQQVVEVLNETWVLLSDCQLHPEISSQLIGYVFYFINASLVNSLMERGSEPGFYQWSRGVRIRANLDLVLDWAHAAGQGEPALEHTHTLSSAINLLATPRKNLLQTSWTSLRSHYPSLRPAQLNHLLGLYSPASPCRHMWTPSAQDEAAAHGTADVLESFDTHHPLVLPVGGYQLQVRRAVTDPGLRDQLDKLRAFIPSEPEPRSSDVTATRQQQSGSCLQETLHTHPPPSALPPSPPSPPSPLSTHYLDEFSSCGAVLLSQKLRHLELQIREMTSSEVRRSALDPSCLLTPPNTPHVVEPGDQVKTDQEKRMKAVSETLPCSSDVDDEGGLVFECLSALRTDRLTSDCPHMKKIKEEEGEQEEEEEEEEDHYDDSSNEIFSLELERGERGLGLALVDTRDTSFRVKGVFIRAVVPDSPAARCEKLVPGDRILAVNGVSLLGLDYDSGKELIQSSGDRLRLLLARCDWMAKAIQTDC, from the exons TGCGGATCCTTTGATTGCGGACGACCCGTCTGAGCTGTCCAATCAGATTAGTGCTCCAGGAATCCTGAAGATCTTTGGAAATGAAATCTGTGAAGGAGCTCACTACAAGAGCGTCCTGGCCACCACACACTCCAGTGCAAAAGAGCTGGTCAAAGAGGCCCTGGAACG GTACGGTCTGGGCAAGGAGGAAGCAGAGTCCTACGTTCTCTGCGATGCCATCGGCTCCATCAGCGAACATCAGTGGAGGACGGAAGGGTTCAGAGTCGTCGGCGACAACGAGAAGCCCCTCCTCCTGCAGTCACTATGGAAACCCAGAGAGGGCCTGGCGAGACGGTTCGAGATCCAGAGGAGGAGCTTGGTGGAGGAGAAGACGTCCAGAGACAAAGACACCATCACTGCTG GCATCAATGCTCAGGCTCGAAAGCTGCAGAAGAGCCGCTCCAGAGTGACCTCCACCCTCATACACAGGACCGTGGGCCGAAGCCACAAACTGTGGAGGAGCAAAAGTGAGATGGACCTCTTAGATTCTGACACAGAGACCAAACAGGACGCAGATCACGATAAGTGTGTTAAGGATCGAGGTGAGGGCCTGAATCAAACGTCACCGCAGAGCTGCAAGCGCCCCAAAACAAGCCCAGAACAGAATCACATTCACAGCCTGGAAACTCCCCCCCAGGGGTTTCAGGCCAAAACAGAGACCCTCTGTCCGTCAAGGCCGAGAGGCGAGCGGGAAGGAGAGGAGTCGCAGAGGGAGGGGATGGAGAGCAGCGACGATAACGCCACACAGTACGCCATTCACCCTCCTCACGACTGTCcgtacctgctgctgctgcagggctgcAGCCCCACACAG GACTTCCTCATCTACCTACTTGTGGGGCTCGAAACTGTCATTGGCCGGAGAAGTGATCATGAAGACGGGTCAAAACCAGACATCTTCCTGTTCGCCACCGACATCCTTCGGAGACACTGCTGCTTCCATCGCCGTAGCCCCGGCGGCCCCACCATGCTCTGCCCCTCTCAGGATGCTGTGGTCACGAGGAACGGCGAAGTCCTGAGAGAAAAAGTACAGCTTAATCCTGGTGATGTCATCGGACTGGGACAATGCTACCTGTTTCTTTTCAAGGATCCGGTTGCTTTGATGCACAAG GAGGTGAACAGTTCTGCCCCTGAGCCCAGCTGGTCTGCTGTCCCCTGGATGTTGGGTCATAGCACCTCTACCACTAGAACAAGCCCCACTACAGACAAGATCCTCTGCAACAGCTGCATCTCCCCCTGCACTGACCCCCAGAGCAGCAAAGAGCCCCTGAGCAGGGGCCCCCCATTTTTACAGTCACCTGAGGGCCACAGCCTGACTCTGAACTATGACCCAGAGGACGAGGATCGCATCGTCAGGGAGATCGTTGCTATGGGAAGCACCAGAGTCAAAGACAGGCCGGTGCTGACTGCAGCGTttctgctgtgtatgtgtgttcagtaTTCGTCCACATGTCTTCACACCTCGGACCTGCGCAGACTCCTGCTGCTCACTGCCAGTGGGATCCAGAGAGTCATGTGG GAGCACACTAAGGATCTGGCGGCAGTTCAGCCTGAAGC TCTCAGTGGTGAAGACTCAAACTCAGAGGACCTCCAGCCTCTGAGCCTGCCCGAGGTGATCTCAGGACTGCGCCCCCTGGTGGTGTGGATGTCCAACAgtctggagctgctgcagttcATCCAGTACCAGCTACCTCTTATTCTGGAGTGGAGAAGCAGAAAGGAgcaggggcaggaggaggatgaagaaaggGAAGATGATGAGAGCAAGGAGGCGGAGAGCTTAG CCATGTTGGAGCTCCGTCTGTCCTGCGTCCGTTCAGCCAGTGAGGAAACGATGGCGGTTCTGGAGGAGGTCGTCATGCTGGCCTTCCAGCAGTGTGTGTACTACGTCACCAAG gtCCTCTATCCCATCCTACCTGGACTCCTGGACTGCAACCCGTTCAGGGAGAGTCCAGGTGAGAGTAGCTGTGGACCGCAGGTTCCCGCAGAGATCCAGCAGGTTGTGGAGGTCCTGAACGAGACCTGGGTGCTGCTCTCAGACTGTCAGCTCCACCCAGAGATTTCCTCTCAGCTGATTGGCTACGTCTTCTACTTCATCAACGCATCGCTCGTCAACTCGCTCATGGAGAGAG GCTCAGAGCCAGGTTTCTACCAGTGGTCCAGAGGAGTACGGATCAGGGCCAATCTGGACCTGGTCCTGGACTGGGCCCATGCAGCTGGACAGGGAGAACCGGCactggagcacacacacacactctcctcagcTATCAATCTCCTGGCCACACCCAGGAAGAAtttactgcag acatcTTGGACGTCCCTGCGGTCTCACTACCCCTCCCTGAGACCGGCTCAGCTGAACCACCTGCTGGGTCTGTACAGCCCAGCGTCCCCCTGCAGACACATGTGGACTCCGTCGGCTCAGGACGAAGCAGCAGCTCATGGAACCG CTGACGTCCTGGAGAGTTTTGACACCCACCACCCTTTGGTGCTGCCTGTTGGGGGGTACCAGCTCCAAGTGAGAAGAGCTGTAACAGATCCAGGTCTGAGGGACCAGCTCGACAAGCTCAGAGCGTTCATCCCCTCTGAGCCTGAGCCTCGGTCCTCTGACGTCACAGCTAccaggcagcagcag AGTGGTTCCTGTCTTCAGGAGACTctccacacccacccacccccctctgCCTTACCTCCGTCACCCCcgtcacccccctcccctctctccacccACTACCTGGACGAGTTCAGCTCCTGCGGCGCCGTCCTCCTGTCCCAGAAGCTCAGACATCTGGAGCTGCAAATCCGAGAGATGACGAGCAGCGAGGTGAGGAGGTCGGCTCTGGACCCGTCCTGTCTCCTCACCCCTCCCAACACCCCCCACGTCGTGGAGCCTGGGGACCAGGTGAAGACAGACCAGGAGAAAAGGATGAAGGCCGTCAGTGAGACGCTGCCCTGCTCCTCTGATGTAGATGATGAAG GTGGTTTAGTGTTTGAGTGTCTGTCTGCGCTGAGAACGGACCGTCTGACATCAGACTGTCCTCATATGAAGAAaattaaagaggaagagggggagcaagaggaagaggaggaggaggaggaggaccatTATGACGACAGCAGTAATGAGATTTTCAGTCTGGAGCTGGAGCGAGGGGAAAGAGGACTCGGTCTTGCTCTGGTTGACACAAGG GACACCTCCTTCAGGGTGAAGGGCGTCTTCATCCGTGCCGTGGTCCCGGACTCTCCTGCAGCTCGCTGTGAGAAGCTGGTTCCAGGAGACCGGATCCTGGCCGTTAACGGAGTCAGTCTGCTCGGACTGGACTACGACAG TGGGAAGGAGCTGATCCAGTCATCCGGAGACAGACTGAGGTTACTCTTGGCCAGATGTGACTGGATGGCAAAGGCCATACAGACTGACTGCTGA
- the LOC130161848 gene encoding sulfotransferase 2B1-like: MTEAELYTLYKGIYLPLSLNPPQSEDFTFQPDDIIIATYPKSGTTWMQEIAPLIMSGGDPASVETLPNWDRVPWLEVRRASNLYLSKRPSPRMFATHFHYNMMPRGFFEVKPKVIYVMRNPKDVFTSSFHYYGMSSFLVDPGPQSDFLHKFLDGKVAFGSWFDHVKGWLNAEDKDRIMYICYEEMIVDLKDSVSRLAQFLEKPLDSEVIEKIAERCLFKNMKQNNMSNYSAVPPEFMDQTKSEFLRKGIAGDWKNQLTASEAEHFDTVYKDKMKDVKFKFVWD, from the exons ATGACTGAGGCCGAGCTGTACACCTTGTATAAAGGCATTTATCTGCCTTTGTCTCTGAACCCTCCTCAGAGCGAGGACTTCACTTTCCAACCTGATGATATTATCATTGCAACGTATCCCAAGTCAG GTACGACCTGGATGCAGGAGATCGCCCCTCTGATCATGAGTGGAGGAGATCCAGCTTCCGTTGAGACTCTTCCTAACTGGGACCGTGTTCCCTGGCTGGAGGTGCGCCGGGCCTCCAACCTGTACCTGTCAAAGAGGCCGTCTCCTCGCATGTTTGCTACACACTTCCACTACAACATGATGCCACGGGGCTTCTTTGAAGTAAAGCCAAAG GTCATCTACGTCATGAGGAACCCCAAAGATGTGTTTACATCTTCCTTTCATTATTATGGGATGTCCTCCTTCCTGGTGGACCCAGGCCCACAGAGCGACTTCCTCCACAAGTTCCTGGACGGAAAAG TTGCCTTTGGCTCGTGGTTCGATCATGTGAAGGGTTGGCTGAACGCTGAGGATAAAGACAGAATCATGTACATCTGCTATGAAGAGATGATCGTG GACCTGAAGGACTCTGTGTCCAGACTCGCTCAGTTCCTGGAGAAACCTCTGGACTCTGAGGTGATAGAGAAGATAGCAGAGCGCTGTTTGTTCAAGAACATGAAGCAGAACAACATGTCAAACTACTCTGCTGTTCCTCCCGAATTCATGGACCAGACCAAGTCTGAGTTCCTCAGGAAAG GAATCGCTGGAGATTGGAAAAACCAGCTGACAGCGTCAGAGGCGGAGCACTTTGATACAGTctacaaagacaaaatgaaggaTGTCAAGTTTAAATTTGTCTGGgattaa